CGCAAACGGAGCAGGAGAAGGGTTTCTCccccgtgtgcgtgcgcgtgtggaGAACCAACGACATGCGGTAGCTGAAGCCTGAGCCGCACAGCGAGCAGGAGTACGGTTTCTCTCCCGTGTGAGTCCGCATGTGGGACACCAGGTAGCGCTTGACGGCAAAACCTTTGCCGCACACGCAGCAGGTGAAGGCTTTCTCGCCCGAGTGCGTCCTCATGTGCGTGCGCAGGTTGCTCTTGCTGGAGAAGTTTTTGCCGCAGGCGGCGCAGACGATTTGCTCGCCGGTGTGCGTCCTGGCGTGGCGCACCAGCCGGTACTTGTTGTCGAAGCTCTGGAGGCACCGAGGGCAGCTCAAGCGCTTTTTGGCCGGCAAGCCGTCATCCTCGGAATCCGCTCGCTGGTCCGAGTCGCTTGGGCCGCCGCCGGCgtggtcctcctcctctttgatGCGGGGGGGGCTGCGGCTCCCGCTGCCGGTCTTCACCAACGACCACTTTCAGCACGTCCGACGGCAACACTGAAACAAACAGCGGAGACGGCACATGCTGACTTTTTccttcaagaaaaacaaaacaaaaacgtgtcAATTCCAAATCCTGTCAAGGTAAAAACCAAAGACGTCTTGTGAAGAAATGCTGGTGTTCTCTGTAGCAGGTTATCAATGTGATGAATGCGACGCATTGATAACCTGTTGCTCATAACCCTCACCCactcttttgttttgatttgctcgctctctctctctcatcattTCCAAGCAACCAGACACACGCTGATGTCACACTGCATATTGTGTGTTGAGATTTCGTCTttaggttttttgttttgttttatggcgACAACTCGTAATAGTAGCTAGCGGCTAGCTCGTGCTAGCAGTTCCGCTTGAGCTTCGCCCCCAcgtcggtaaaaaaaaaaaaaaaaggtagaaaacAAACCTTCAATGTTGGAGTCGTTCTCTAAACGTGAAGCTAACTGCCGACGTTTGTCCATttcgtgtttgtttttttgttttttaatggatcGTTCGCTTCCAAAGCGTCACATCGAGCGAGGTCCAAGCAGAAAATGAAACGGCGTTTACATCagtcttttcaaaataaaagcaaaagcgTTTCCAGAAATGACACGCCTCCACTTGCTACAGTGACtataacatataaatatatattttttattgctccatgaaattataataataaatataataataataattttaaatgtgtattaggTACGATGCTTATTTTAGtggatgtttttgtgtgtttttttccttttctgaaaCATCTTGAAGGCTCTTTTCGGAATCACAAGTCAATATACATCATGAAATATTTGCGTCTGTCCTTCTCTCCCATCAAACTCTTCCAGCGCCAATCCAATTGCTTGTTCTTGTATCATCCTCTTTGATTTTCTTTGAAAATCTGTAAAGTAGCTTAAAGTCACTTAACGTGGTAACGTTGATGAATATGCGGTTACGTACATTCCCCGAAAGCTTCCGGCTCCACCAAACAAGCCAGACATGAAGGTTTTGTTTCTGAATAGAAGgccaactttttttattttattttattttattgctttatgtGCTGTTCctctggatttttaaaaaatcaatccTTGTTGAAAAACCCAATGTACAAAACAACATACAGACAATCTGACAATTAAATCATTATCACATATATTACATGATTTGGGGGGAAACAAGGAAggtcagtttaaaaaataataataatgatgaaaatattaTGAATGGTGGGGGGGACTATTACTTTCGTTATGGTGATGACGCAAGGCTTTTACGTCATTACGTAGTCCCGGTCATGTGACCCCGTAGCCGCGAGCTTGAAGTGAGCATGGATCTGTAACCTTAAATATTCTCGCATGTATTTATAAGTATATTGTTTGATGACTGCACATTTCCTTATAAATATTTTCGCACGTTTTCTTTTCCTGGCCGCATCTGGCGTTATTTATTAACTCCGTTCACAAACCGATGGAAGTGCTAGTTTAACTTACTACCGTTACTAGCTAACAAACAAAGGGAATGCAGAACTCCGCCGAAGATGTTGGGAAAATACCATCGAAATTAATAGGAAtttatatgttcttttttttctttcattcctcCACTTAGTGTTGACAAATTCTTACCTATACCTGTAAACACATCTACTAAATTCGTTTGACAAAATGAAACACAAAGCAACGCTCACTAGAAACTAGTAGATTCTCATTGTATGCATACATATTGTGTATTAATGCGTTTAATCTTTTGAATATATCATTTACTCAAACGtcacactgtggcattttctAAATCTAATGTgagttcaacatttttgaataCATATAAGACCTtcttaattcaaataaaatagttgAAAGAGTAGTGCTGGAAATGACTGTTACTCCCCaattgaatacaaaaacaagaaatcCTCGCCAGTTTGTGATTCTTTGCATTATACGACTTTCATAAGAAAACATtgataacattaaaaacaatacaatagcCAAGAATGGTTAGCATTTGCTAACTTAGTTGCTCATTGTTTTACTCCTGCTGAAAAGGTTCCATCAGCCGTGGACTATGAGGTTTTTGTactttatgatttattattattgaagcaGAACTGGTTTGGCTGACAGCGACTGGACATTAATACGACGTGGAAATTAGAAACGCCATTTAAGTCAATATGCTAATCACGTTAATCGGACTTCATTACAGTATTCCAAAGTGACGTTGTACACAAGCACACTTTTTCGCCACGTGTACACCTATTTATAAGATACGTAATTGTCGGTTGAAGATAAAGTTTGTCTTCTTCGGGAGGATAAATTCAGAGTAGACTTGTGACCAACTGTTAGCCTAGCTTCCAATGCTAATAATATCCCTCCGCCCGTCGTTGATGCAGGAGGGGCGGAAGGTTACACACAGCGTTAGTAATAACGCGAATGAAACTAGCTGATAGTAATCACGTATATTTGGTGCATGATTACGCTTTGGTCACTTACCAGGTTTAGTTAGTGAATAACAGATAATAATAAGCTTTACCCGAGTACTTTGTATGATTATATTACAAATGTTATTTACGCCTATGCTAACCACGTGGATTGTACTAAACTATTACAAAATACGAATTAAGACGCTGACATTGTATACAAACACACCTTTACCCACTTGTGCAAGTGGCAATATTAGATATGTATAAAGTCATTGTTTTATCGTTGGAGGATAAACTTTTGTTTTCGTCGGCAGGATAAATTCAGAGTTGACTGGTGACAAACTGTTAGCATAGCTTCCAAAGCTAATAATATCCCTCCGCCAGGACAGCGTGCACGGGCGTATACAGCCTGAGACACGAGGGGCGGAAGGATACACAAGAGGCAGTAGCCCtatcacacacaacacacgcGTGCATAGTGTCTGCGGCTAACTACTAGCAGATAGTCAAAGAGCCGttccttgctttttttttgaggaAGACAACACTTTGCGGTTACAGTTTTACTCCAATAAGTGTTTTTTGTAAACTGTAAAGGCACACAAAAGGTAAGAGAATGTACGAGTAACTTTTTGGGAAAGGCTCGTTTTGCAGAGTTTACTGCATTGGTTGGATTCGAGATGCCGGGCTAGctcgttagcatgttagcatcggtgggctgaggaggaggagggggggagaGATAGGAGGGGGGAGTGGAGGGGTGGGGGACAGCGAGCGACCGGGACGCCTTGGGCACAATCATTCGGAAAGTAGCACGAGTCAGAAAGATTCCACGCATCGCCTACggaaaatgttgaaagaaagcCTTGTGCGCAACTTTGTGTCATTTCGCAGTTCAGACTGGTGACGTCATCAATGGAGACTAATTGGCCTCCCCATGACTTACAAGTTTGAATTCGAATCGTGGCTCAACTCCTATCTCAATTTACTTGCACGTCAGGTCAATTTCCAAATTCAATTGCAGTAAATTAGGTACAGTACATGTGTAACATTTCTAAGAACGAGTTGAAGTAAATGAGACGAGCGTTGCGTTGTTCAACAGATCTTTCAAGACCGTTTCAGTGATGTTAACATCCTTTTCCTATGACAAACATTCTGAAAGCTAGAAATCGTTCAAACTATTGAAAAATGTACCCATTTCCGGACAAGATTATAGGGCTGACTTTTACTtggagtatatatttttaattccattttttgtattgttttacaaTCTCTCAACACACAACCAGACGGCATTGAATAACGATGACCTTAAAGTAGTTGTAGAAAGCCACGTGCTCAGCCTCAtgcaaaatgtacaaataatatTCACAAACAAGAGTTTGCAGGTGGCAGTCAGCTGgcgtggcaaaaaaacaaacaaattaaaggCATGCTTTACTTGTTAAGCCATTTTCAGCGATaacaagttcatattttgtctatatttCATTTgctaatgtcattattttttatgtacattgaatacctttaaaaaaaaaatatcttttttttaagaagcattttgccatttgttgcCGACGAAAATGGCATCATTTGCTCAAGACttgggtaacaaccaatcacggctcagcctgcaaatgtcacatgaccaaagctagaaaacaggtgagccggcATGCGATTGGTCGTATCTGACTTTGTGGacctttttccccccagccCGAATTTTCCCCGTCATCGGCGAAGGTCTGGTGTGGCTGCGTGCGGATGGCCGCCCCTTTCGACGTGCCGATGGAGTTGGAAGAAGAGTCGCCGCCGCACCGTGAAGGTGAACTTTGCAAGGGAGGCCACATTTGGCGTAATCACGAAGTcagcaacaaaaaatgtgtgttttcatgcTTGCTTGGgatggaagaggaagaggaggaagaggaggaggaggaggaggaagaagaaggggACCCGCCGGCGAACGTCGGCCATGCCGTGTCGTCAGTCGGCAGCCGCGACGCGGCGAAGGTAACGTAACGCTCGTTGCCGTTCGGAGCCGCCGGCGTCATCAGCAAGCTTGCGCTTCATTCTTGTCTTCCGTGTCCAGTCGGCAGCCGCTCGTCTCGGCTTCTCGGTGAACGGTCGCCACGTTCGTCTGCTGCCCGCAGGTCAGTGCGCGACACGCCGCTCGCTGCTTGGAATGGAATTGCTCAAAATTGCTCCGCTCGTCGGTGGAGCGTTCCTGCTTTGCATTTGCACTTGAAAAAGAGTCAAAGCAAAAAGTCGCTCGGCTTGTTTTCAGTCTCACCAAAAGTCTGCTTTGCGTGTTTCGAATTCAGGTTCGGATTAGAAACACAAAAATGGGATCAGGATTGAGATGGAGTTCAGCTGAAGCCGCTTGCCGCCACTTTGGCAAATCGGCTTCAAGCCGGTCATTGCCGCTCGCAGCTGTTGTCGACTCGACGCCAAATCAAGAGAATTCCGTCTTGTTGCAAAAGCTCGTTAGCATGCTAAGCGTTAGCATCCACTGTTGCGTTTTTAGGCCTTTGGGGAGCGCGTGCAGACCGATGAGGCCTGTTTTCTTTATTGGTCTCATTTCTTTGTTTGACTACAAAAAAACCGTTGACATGATTTGATTTTCGAAAACGAAAGCACAAACGATATCCCGATTGGAGTCGACTGAAATGAAAAGTTCCAGCGGGATCGAGCAGCCCAACGCCGGGTTGCCGTGGCAGTCGCCGCCGAAGGTGACCTTCTGCTCAACCTCCCGCAGGGGGCGCTACAGAGCTGAAGCTGCGCTTCCACCCCGGCGGCTCGTCCAGCGGCTTCGTCAGCGTCCACGCGGTGCCGTCGCATCCCCCGTCCGACCGCGCCCCCGTCATCACGGGTACGAAAGCGCTCAGCGAGCAGCCGAGGTTTGGGTCACGTTGatgttttgtttccatttgGTCTCTCAGGCGTGGTATCGGGGCAAGCCGCTCACCAAGTTTTCCAGGAGCACCAGGAGAGCACCGTTACCCAGAAGCCTCAGCGGCATCCGTCAACGCCCAAGGACACCGCCAGACCTGAGGTGGCCACCAAAAGATACATTCCAAAAGGTTTGCCGCACAGCTTTGCAAAGGATCATGGGAAGCACGTGACTGACGCGTGCGCTTGCGTGTCTCCAGGTCCGGCTCGGCCTTTCAAGTGTGCGCTCTGCTCGTCTCAGTACAAAGTCGTCTCGGAGCTGCGAGGGTTCATTTGCGTAAGTTCAAGCTTGAGTCTCTCGGGAATGGgccccgtcccgtcccgtcccgagCCCGCAGGTCGCAGGTCGCAGGTCGCAGGCAACACCTTTCAAATTCTGCACCGCCCACATTTGCTCCAATCAAAAGAAGGCTGAGCAGACACAAAATGGAGGATGGATTCATGGATGAATACGTGTGAAGGTcttaaatgtcttcaaacaTTTAACAAGGGGATGCAGTTtcaatgatttgtttttgtaaatggaggaaatcacaatgtcccgtCAACGGCCCGTCGCATTGGGTCTTGCTCCGTCCCGCCTCGGTTTGGAAACGCTCGCCACAAAGAAAACTATTGATGTTGTTCATTTTGAAAAAGCGCTTGATCGACTCCATTGTGCGAGCAGCCAATCATCATAAAGCGACAAAGCGCTCATCGACCCGGGCCTGCAACAAGCCCCGCCCGCCAGCTCCTCACGCCGCCATGTGAGACCACTTCAACCTCAAACATGACCAACATGTCATTTCCTCCCGCCCAGCTGTGCAGTCCCGTCGTCGCCGAGAGCGTCAACAAGCTCAAGATGAtcaggaagaagaagaacatcAAGAAGCGCCTCAGGAACAAAGCCAAGAAGGTCGGCCAagacgcggcggcggcggcggctggaAAGGAGTCGGCAGCGGTCATACACGAGTTGGCGGTCGGCAAAGAGTCGCCGGCCAGCACGCCCAGCGTGAGTCCCGCCGGTCCGTCCGACCCACACGCTCGCCGTCATCCATGCCACGTCATTTCTCTTCTTGCCCTCAGCCCACCAAGGTCAACTCCGCCTCCTCCCCGGCCACCGTCGCCCTGCCGGGACCCTCGGCTCGCCGCCCGGGCTCCCCACAGCTCAACCGGCCCGAACCAGAGCGCGGCAAGCTGATCATCATGGTGGACGACTTCTACTACGGATGCGACCCCGGACGCGGCGCCGTCAGCGAGCGCGTGGACAACCACGGCCGACACGCCGGACTCTACCACTGCCTGCACTGTCCGCAGACCCTCCGCAGCAACATCCGGTGAGAAACGCAAAGTGCTCTCATTTGCATCCAAATGTGTTGCAAAAGATTGCTTACATGCACCGCAATCCATCGAACAACCGTCAAAGTTCCGACAGCTGATGCGTGCGATCGCGTGGTCCAAATCGTCCAAATTTCAGCCTCTCCGCAGAAACCCATTTTTGGTCCGCATCGTTGTTCAGTTCAAGTCTGCCAGACGTGTTCTCTATCCTGCCAAAATGGCGGCGCGATGctaacggccattttgggacaCGTGACCTCAACGCTCGGATCTGGATATGCTGAGAAAGCTTGTGATTTCTAACCACGGCGGCACAGAACATACCCGGAGTATTTTGCACATCTGAtcgatgacatcattgattgaTTGGCAAACGAGTAACCGATTAGCATCAAAGCAAAATATCCCATCCGGCGCATCCGACGTGTGTGAAGGTGGTTGTTGTGTGAAAACGGAGGTGATGCTTTTGCTGCTTTCCCGCCATGCAGGCTGATGTGGCACATGAAGACGCACGCCGCCAAGATGGTGGAAGACGACCGCCACATGGCTTCGGTGTCCGTTTGTCCGCACTGCTTCCAGCGCTTCGGCTCTCCCTACAGACTTAAGTGCCACGTGGACGATGTGCACACGCAGCACGTGTCCAACGGTCagtcgcacgcacgcacacacattccaccTCCGCCGGCGTGTAACGAAGGTGTTTGTGCGGCAGCCAAGTGTGAGATCTGCGAGCTGTATTTCCGCACGGAGCCCTCGTTCCTGCAACACATGAAGAACACGCACAAGGCCGGCGAGATGCCTTACGTGTGCCAGGTGGGATTCGCGCACGCAGAAAGGAATCTTTTTCCGATGGACGATCCTCTCGATGATTTGAAGTTGACAAACGGGATTCGCTTGAGTTGACTCCATGGTTGTTGATTTTGCGCGGGCGCACTCTAAaactgtgtgcgtgcgtgtcaggTGTGCGACTTCAGGTCTTCGTTCTACTCGGACGTGTGGAGGCACTTTGAGGAGTTTCACGGCAACACCAAGAACCTGATGTGTCCGTACTGTCTGAAGGTTCTCCGCAGCAGCTTCTGCTACATGCAGCATTTTGCCAAGCATCAGGTGACGCAATCCATCATTCGGCTTCACTTCTCCTCCTGGCCACTAGGGGGCCCTCTCTGTGGCTCTCATTGGCAACAACTCCACACGCGCTAATCttttagttttgattttgaattgAATGCGAGGAGTAGGAAAGACTTTTTGCAGAAGTTCCCAAATAAATTCATCAACatgaaaacatttcaatcaTTGTTGGATCGCAAGCTAAACAATTGATTCAACAATTGaacgcgcgcgcgtgtgttcaGAGAAAGTTTGTGTTGAGCTGCAAGAAGTGCCGCCTTCACTTCCTGCACGTGAAAGAGCGCCAGCAGCATTACGAGCTGCACCACGCCACGCACGTCACGCCCACGCAGCTCACCGGGATCAAGCCAGGAACCAAGGTAGCCGTCGGCCCAGCCGGTCGGCCCAGCCGGTCGGGTCGGCCGGCGCACCCTCGCACCCGCACGTCCGCTTTCATGACACGCGTGCGCCTGCGCAGGTGACCGTCAGGACGTACTCGGTGGTGGGAGGAGCCAAGCGTGAGGAGGCCGCACGTCCAACCGTGGCGACGTGCAAGGCGAGTGTGACGCCTGCACGTGTGACTTTGTTCCATGCTTTTGAACGTCTGCGGTGACCTTTGACCCGTGGGACAGCATCACATCACTTTGAGCAGCTGAAAAGAAGCGACGTTGTTGAGAAAACAGCAAAAAGTCAACATTGTCCGTTTTGGATGAATTTGTTGAATTTGATCTCAGATATGCCGTAGAAAAGATGGCGGATTTCCAAACCCAGTCGGACTCAAACATGTTGAATCCTTTCCTGtcaagtccgctagcttaatgctaactcaTGATTCAAAAGTCAAATTAGCATTGAGGTCAAAGTTGAAGCCGTGTTCAACGTGGAACAAACAAGATGGGGATGATTTCTTTTGTCATTCCTCGTCAAGTTTTGTGTTGATGCCGTTTTGTGCTGCAGGTGGTCAACGTTGAGACGGCGGCGGCGCCCTCGCCGCAACTTCCCCAGATGAAGTCAAGGCAGAGTTTAGCTCACCTGTTGACCAACTTGAGCAGgtagacgcacgcacgcacgcacgccgacCTGCAGGTCATTCCTTTGcagactttttttctaattcttTTTTTCGCTTGCGTGCGTTCCAGCGAGGAAGACGAAGACGGCGCGCGGCGTCCGTCCCGTCACTGCGTGGAGTGTCTGAAGTCCGTCCGCAAGCTGAGCGCTCACTTCCCGTCTCGCGTGCGCTGTTCGCTCTGCCCCTTCGCCACATGCTGCTCCACCGCCTACGCCAACCACATGATCAAGTGGGTGCGACGCGACGTCCGCGTCTCGTCCCGTCCCCTTTGACCCTCACTCCACTGTCGTCCCCGCAGCGACCACACCGCCGTCGGCAACAAGCCGCACTACCGCAGCATGTTCCAGTCGCCCGCGCGGTGAGCatcagcacgcacgcacgcacgcacgcacgcacgcacgcacgcacgcacgttggCTCGGCCCAAAAGTTTCTCATCATCACGTTGCGCGTTCAGACATTTTCCACAATTGCGCGACATTTTGCTTCGTCGGCGCTCAATTGCAACTTTGTGCCGTTTGTGtgttgatgtgtgtgcgtgcgtgcgcagtTTGCAGGAGAAGCTGAGCTGTGCGTGCTGCTCATACGCAACCCACGGCGGAGACCAGATGGCGGCTCACCTGGCGCGGCGGCCGGACCACGCGTGCGTGACGGCAGGTAACGACGCGCGGCCACATCCAAACGTGGCAATTGCAGGTCAAAGGTCACCTTGAAAAGGAACGCAAGCTGAATTCTGCCGCTATTCGTGACAATACCGAGCCCGATGTTTGTGGGGGGCGCGGGGGCGGGATCTGCAGTCCTGCGGTGAGATTGTGGTCCTTGAGTCATTTTTAGGCCGTCACTTTTTTTGCAGTGATGTTTTTGAAGCAGATGATTATGAAAGTTGGccaatatttgtgtgtgtgtgtgtgtgtgtgtgtgtgtgtgtgtgtgtgtcgtccGTGGCGTACGTGCTTGTTGAGCTTCCGGGGACAGACGGACAGTGCCCGAAACCCCCTTGGGAGACAAAAGTTGCCTTTTGTAAGCCCACAATGAAAGACACGAGCGAGCGCAAAGCCGAAGTTGTGGTTTCCGTCGTGTCGGGAAGACTTTTTTGCAGCTATGATATGCAAATGcggatttttttgtctttttttctttctcaatttGTTTTCCAAATCAAGCTCGTATCGGTTTTGCGCATTTCAACTTCCACACTCAATCCAAATGATGAGCTGGAAAGTCAGCCGAGAAGGAAGAGGTCAGAGGTCAAAGGCTTTGCCTCCATGTCATGAACAAGATGGCAGTTGGCCAATATCTCGTCACATGACCGCTTAGCGTGTTGTCACGTGTCAGCATTTCAATATATTGAACATCGACCCCAagaaaagacatttttattttcacgtctttctttctttgcgtGCGACAAAATAAGCAATCGGAATTGTTGATCAACGAAATGTAACGAAGCTCGATGCATTCTTAATGCGGGTTTGTGGTGCAAAATGGCGTGCGCAATACGTGTGGTCAACGGTGCGAGGATTTCCCGCTGGCCGTATGTTGACGTCCCCGCGTGTGCACTCGCTCACCTCATGTCGTGTTGTCACCTTGCAGATGCTTCTGACGCCGAAGGAACCCGCGGCGAACCCACCTGCCGCTCCGACAGGTAGCCCCGCCTCCTCCTTCTCCGTGCCACTTCCTGTCGCTCGTCGTCATGGCGGCCGCCACGTGACGTAATCCTCTTTCTTCATTTCTCACTCGCTTGCTCTTTGGCcgcgtttgtttttgttccgtCCGATATTTGAAGTGAACGCGTCCGTCGGGTGACGAGCGCGCGCCGCCGTCACGGAAACGAAAAGACGAGCAGACGCCGCCGTCACGGAAACAAAAAGAGACGAGCGCGCGCCGCCGTCACGGAAACGAAAAGACGAGCGGACGCCGCCGTCACGGAAACAAAAAGAGACGAGCGCACGCCGCCGTCACGGAAACGAAAAGACGAGCGCACGCCGCCGTCACGGAAACGAAAAGACGAGCGCACGCCGCCGTCACGTTTTTGAAGGCAATTTGAAGGTTTCGTGCACGTTTTTCGTCAGCCAAGAATTTCTCGTGGTCTGTTTGTCGCAACTTTGTGGCCTTTTGCCGCCGTAGAGGTCAGACGAGCGTGACCCCGACCTCCGCACTGCGCTTGCATTTGCATCCacaaaaacccccaaaaaaacgtgGGTGTGAACGAGCCTGAGATTTTCCGTTCTTAAATCCGTTTGTAAGCAAATCCGGGAAATGACGCGCCGCTGGATTTTGTTGTCGTTGTTTTTTGTCTGTCAGCCGTGCGAGCTCAttgcgaggaggaagaggaggaggaggaagaaaaggggGCGGTTCCTTCGTGCCCATCGTGCTGGCGCCGCCTCGCCAGCTGTCAGTCAAAGCGCTGGCCTCCCCCTATGACGCGTCCTCGCCCGCCGCCATGCGCATCACGTTCCTCAGGCCACGCCCACCTGCAGCTCATGCGGTGAGTTGACCGTCGCTGCGTCTTGCAAGTTGACGGTTCGAAAAACGGCCTCGTCGGTTCCTTCCGTTTttccttgttttctttttcttccatcTCTTGAACGGTTTTCCTTCTTgaactcttcttcttttttttgtctctgacTTTTCAAGTCGTTCTTTCTATTTTGTGTCCATCTTTGTTGAACTCgtctcttttctttctcttcgTCCCCTCAGaactctttttctctctttttaacTCGATTGGTCTCTGGcgatctctctttttttctttctttttttttttgctcgtttAAAGCGGACGGAGGTCCTCAAACGAGGCTCGGCCGTCGTCGAGGACGTGAAAATAGTCAAGTGGGACTTCATGAAATGCTGATGATGAGAACATGCGACCTTTGTTGCTTTTTTCCTTCCTGGTGCGATGGATTGAATCGATGAGTTTAGAAAGTTGACGTGAAGCGGCCGACCCAGCGTTTCTCCAAGATGTCAACTTCTCTTGTCTGCGCTCTTTCCGTCCCAGCCGGCTCCTCCTCCTGGttctccgccgccgccgccccaaGAGGGCCCCCTGCTGGCGGAGTGGGAGTGGCGCGTGGCCATGTGGGCGCTGATCCGCCACGAGCAGCAGCTGGCCATCAACGAGGACGTCCTGCTGCTGT
The sequence above is drawn from the Vanacampus margaritifer isolate UIUO_Vmar chromosome 17, RoL_Vmar_1.0, whole genome shotgun sequence genome and encodes:
- the pogza gene encoding pogo transposable element with ZNF domain — its product is MAAPFDVPMELEEESPPHREEEEEEEEEEEEEEEGDPPANVGHAVSSVGSRDAAKSAAARLGFSVNGRHVRLLPAGGATELKLRFHPGGSSSGFVSVHAVPSHPPSDRAPVITGVVSGQAAHQVFQEHQESTVTQKPQRHPSTPKDTARPEVATKRYIPKGPARPFKCALCSSQYKVVSELRGFICLCSPVVAESVNKLKMIRKKKNIKKRLRNKAKKVGQDAAAAAAGKESAAVIHELAVGKESPASTPSPTKVNSASSPATVALPGPSARRPGSPQLNRPEPERGKLIIMVDDFYYGCDPGRGAVSERVDNHGRHAGLYHCLHCPQTLRSNIRLMWHMKTHAAKMVEDDRHMASVSVCPHCFQRFGSPYRLKCHVDDVHTQHVSNAKCEICELYFRTEPSFLQHMKNTHKAGEMPYVCQVCDFRSSFYSDVWRHFEEFHGNTKNLMCPYCLKVLRSSFCYMQHFAKHQRKFVLSCKKCRLHFLHVKERQQHYELHHATHVTPTQLTGIKPGTKVTVRTYSVVGGAKREEAARPTVATCKVVNVETAAAPSPQLPQMKSRQSLAHLLTNLSSEEDEDGARRPSRHCVECLKSVRKLSAHFPSRVRCSLCPFATCCSTAYANHMINDHTAVGNKPHYRSMFQSPARLQEKLSCACCSYATHGGDQMAAHLARRPDHACVTADASDAEGTRGEPTCRSDSRASSLRGGRGGGGRKGGGSFVPIVLAPPRQLSVKALASPYDASSPAAMRITFLRPRPPAAHAPAPPPGSPPPPPQEGPLLAEWEWRVAMWALIRHEQQLAINEDVLLLSSARVAAESGREAVRRLCRRLRPDSPGGRLPDKVLDVVMEKSAAFVLSLCSQIRSASLRPDRVGFMDELSVFVDDRLFAERSGRAFQLRGRPAQTPLLEVVLSALSDGTFLPPVLFFAGAPPALPDGFPDNVLLEARSGGFSDARRLQVWTRKVWRPRVWPWGRALLMADVHRGHGSHEFKALLSAASTRAVLIPAGCSCRLQPLDVCVKPVLANFLQVRWTQLVAHGGLDGLSLDQLALMLACWLSEVSSTLTSDADILRRSFASVCHLHKEQTDAEQLIQLLTAKLNMPLEVSGPGPDPDAGPPDPSPAAKNVQLVLVLRQDQQQKVDLNPADGERSMTS